A single Cryptococcus deuterogattii R265 chromosome 2, complete sequence DNA region contains:
- a CDS encoding enoyl reductase, whose protein sequence is MSSLQIPQTMRAWVETEDYALAIKEIPVPQLKANQVLVKVEYAAQNPTDWKHADFLSLPGVINGCDYAGTVVKVGSDLKTPLKVGDKVAGTVHGGYFKDEGSYADYAAVDSNMCFVVPGGMKLEEAATFGVAWVTACQTIIQRQGKAFPPGDTKVSGNPWYIIYGASTSVGLFGIQVAKSLGYKVLGVCSPHSFDLAKSYGADATVSYHDEEKAVAEALKITDGGSEYALDTISEDDTFKMTISMMGKKGKQLNCVLAVPDEVKQINPNLKVEWSAMYTLFGADFIFTPRIPNSEVWPANKEDRAFGEEIFSKTSELITKFGFKPNPVAVVGGFGDVVYALNALRNGEVSGRKQVIKISA, encoded by the exons ATGTCTTCCCTTCAGATCCCTCAAACTATGCGCGCTTGGGTCGAAACCGAG GACTACGCACTCGCTATCAAAGAGATCCCCGTCCCTCAGCTCAAAGCCAACCAGGTCCTCGTCAAGGTCGAGTACGCTGCTCAA AACCCCACCGACTGGAAGCATGCAGatttcctctcccttcctggCGTCATTAACGGCTGTGACTACGCTGGTACTGTTGTCAAGGTTGGCTCTGACCTCAAGACTCCTCTCAAGGTCGGTGACAAGGTAGCTGGCACCGTCCACGGCGGCTACTTCAAGGACGAAGGATCTTACGCCGATTATGCCGCTGTCGACAGCAACATGTGCTTCGTGGTTCCTGGGGGTATGAAGTTGGAGGAGGCAGCCACTTTCGGTGTCGCTTGGGTCACTGCCTGTCAG ACTATTATTCAACGACAAGGGAAGGCTTTCCCTCCCGGTGACACCAAAGTTTCTGGTAACCCTTGG TACATCATCTACGgtgcctccacctctgtcGGCCTTTTCGGTATCCAGGTCGCCAAGTCCTTGGGCTACAAAGTCCTCGGTGTCTGTTCCCCTCATTCTTTCGACCTCGCCAAGTCTTACGGTGCCGACGCTACCGTTTCTTACCATGACGAGGAGAAAGCTGTGGCTGAGGCTTTGAAGATAACCGACGGTGGTTCTGAGTATGCCCTTGATACCATCTCTGAGGACGACACTTTCAAGATGACCATTAGTATgatgggcaagaagggcaaaCAGCTCAACTGTGTTCTTGCTGTTCCCGACGAGGTCAAGCAGATCAACCCTAATCTCAAAGTTGAATGGTCTGCCATGTACACTCTCTTCGGTGCC GACTTCATTTTCACTCCTCGTATCCCAAACTCTGAAGTTTGGCCCGCCAACAAGGAAGACCGAGCCTTTGGTGAAGAAATCTTCTCGAAGACTTCCGAGTTAATTACCAAATTTGGCTTTAAGCCCAACCCTGTCGCGGTTGTCGGTGGTTTTGGAGATGTTGTCTATGCTTTGAATGCCCTCAGG AATGGCGAGGTATCTGGTAGGAAGCAGGTAATCAAGATTTCGGCTTAG
- a CDS encoding actin-like protein ARP6: MTTPPVLIIDNGAYEIKAGISGVDWEPRVSPNSIARSRTEKKVYVGDEIDNCKDFSGIVYRRPFEKGMLVNWDAERIIWDRLFSPSVLNINPTETSLLVTEPYFNLPNIAETYDQMIFEEFEFQSYFRCTPAALIPYGGLYESEQGIPPQCTIVVDAGYSYTHVVPIRDGQIIWEHVKRIDVGGKLLTNHLKHLISFRQWNMIDQTHVVNSVREACGYVSLNWKGDIETCKANPRKNSIIQEYVLPDFSANSTSRTGYIRSGPNAAPPEQTDGAGEVSGKRKPEEEEQVLWMGNERFAGPELLFHPSDIGLKQTGLPETIAYVISQMPEELRGMFWAHIGIIGGLGNIENLGERLERDLQALCPIEYEIGIYEAFDPASPTYTSATALTSSEIYMSTYPITRAEYFEHGSTICRRKFGSFGAPAYNIDPPGFSSGVDAAAEVSDDEMEMRYAMGLESKKGGKGKRRKEEEEVTSGNWGGRRRRTMGLGGL, encoded by the exons ATGACCACACCCCCAGTCCTCATAATAGACAACGGAGCCTACGAGATTAAGGCGGGTATATCTGGAGTCGACTGGGAGCCAAG AGTATCACCCAATTCCATAGCTAGATCAAGAACTGAGAAAAAGGTATATGTAGGTGATGAAATCGATAACTGTAAAGATTTTTCTGGTATCGTCTATAGACGGCCGTTTGAAAAG GGAATGCTAGTAAACTGGGATGCTGAGAGAATAATATGGGATCGACTATTTTCACCCTCTGTGTTAAAT ATTAATCCTACTGAAACTTCCTTATTGGTCACTGAGCCCTATTTCAACCTCCCCAACATAGCAGAAACGTACGACCAGATGATCTTTGAGGAATTTGAATTTCAGAGCTATTTCAGATGTACTC CTGCTGCTTTGATACCATATGGTGGACTATACGAGTCCGAGCAAGGCATTCCTCCCCAATGTACAATTGTGGTCGATGCCGGCTATTCATATACGCACGTCGTACCTATACGTGATGGTCAGATCATTTGGGAACACGTTAAGCG GATCGATGTTGGCGGCAAGCTCTTAACAAACCATCTCAAACATCTAATATCCTTCAGACAATGGAATATGATTGATCAGACCCATGTTGTCAATTCTGTAAGAGAGGCTTGTGGCTATGTGAGCTTGAATTGGAAGGGTGATATTGAGACCTGCAA AGCAAACCCAAGAAAGAACTCAATTATTCAAGAATATGTCCTACCTGATTTTTCAGCCAATTCAACTTCACGTACTGGCTATATCCGATCCGGACCCAATGCTGCTCCACCAGAGCAGACAGACGGTGCAGGGGAGGTGAGTGGTAAGCGAAAgccagaggaggaggagcaggtgCTTTGGATGGGAAATGAGCGATTTGCCGGCCCCGAACTCTTATTCCATCCCTCAGACATTG GATTAAAGCAGACTGGTCTGCCAGAAACAATAGCATATGTAATCTCACAGATGCCTGAAGAGTTAAGAGGGATGTTCTGGGCTCATATTGGAATAATTGGCGGTTTGGGTAACATTGAGAACTTGGGGGAAAGATT AGAGCGAGATTTGCAGGCTCTTTGCCCTATCGAGTATGAGATCGGTATCTACGAAGCATTTGA CCCTGCAAGTCCGACCTATACTTCTGCTACAGCTTTGACTTCGTCAGAGATCTACATGTCAACTTATCCCATAACTAGAGCAGAGTATTTTGAACACGGCTCCACCATCTGCAGACGCAAATTCGGGTCGTTTGGTGCTCCGGCTTACAACATCGATCCCCCTGGTTTCTCCTCAGGGGTAGATGCTGCAGCTGAAGTCAGCGATgacgagatggagatgaggtATGCTATGGGTTTGGAAAGCAAGAAAGGcgggaaagggaagagaagaaaggaagaagaggaggtgacAAGTGGAAACTGGGGCGGTAGGAGACGGAGAACAATGGGTCTCGGGGGACTTTAG
- a CDS encoding peptide alpha-N-acetyltransferase, which yields MISAIHGIETLESSPGISSISHAPSSAPRDIEPPPPIPPRPGSPALANSVTKEPTQSWSTSSRSKGKEWGTSELPTETIKDVKGEDLFYRTFRGEESDLENIMKLVEEELSEPYNVYTYRYFLFDWPHLTFLVFPSPTSTRAIATIICKQDIHRGTNRGYIGMLSVAKDYRRRGIGRKLVEIAVEEMAKRGAKQVMLETEHDNQTSLALYDKLGFLREKRLHRFYSNEKDAFRLILPIDTEGEDDEALSQHLERTGPGLGHICEEDDEMSPYFT from the exons ATGATTTCAGCTATCCATGGGATAGAAACTCTCGAAAGTTCTCCAGGGATATCTTCGATATCGCATGCCCCATCATCGGCACCTCGGGATATAgaacctccacctcccatACCCCCTCGTCCTGGTAGCCCCGCTTTGGCCAATTCAGTGACCAAAGAGCCCACTCAATCCTGGTCTACCTCATCTCGATcgaagggaaaagaatgggGAACATCTGAACTTCCTACGGAAACTATTAAAGATGTCAAAGGGGAGGATCTTTTCTATAGGACATTTCGTGGAGAAGAGTCTGATCTAGAAAACATAATGAAACTcgtggaggaagaattgTCAGAACC GTATAATG TCTATACCTATCGATATTTCTTGTTCGATTG GCCGCATTTAACATTCTTGgtcttcccctccccaacCTCTACCCGAGCAATAGCTACGATAATATGTAAGCAGGACATACACCGAGGCACCAACAGGGGCTATATCGGCATGCTTAGCGTCGCAAAGGATtatagaagaagaggtatAGGACGGAAGCTTGTGGAGATAGCAGTGGAGGAAATGGCGAAGAGGGGGGCCAAGCAAGTCATGCTTGAAACAGAGCATGATAACCAGACAAGTTTAGCATTGTATGACAAGCTGGGTTTTTTGAGGGAAAAGCGGTTACATCGGTTTTACTCTAATGAGAAAGATGC GTTTCGATTGATATTACCCATAGACACCGAGGGTGAAGACGACGAAGCTCTTTCCCAACATTTAGAAAGAACAGGTCCAGGTCTGGGACACAtttgtgaagaagacgacgaaATGTCGCCGTATTTCACATGA
- a CDS encoding sister chromatid cohesion protein PDS5 has translation MAPRTSLAKLDFKEPLLQQGKRETSDALLKRLKTLRQKLAALEQDMTDTKSLDPIRKPLIQQTLLHHKDRGVKAYTACCLADLLRLYAPDAPYSDVQLRDIFQFFLTQLQVNLRPSTSAPQARPHAKSKTTEASQTTLTQRITDIPYYTDYYYLIESLATIKSIVLICDVPGSDDLMDGYFNEFMQIARPDMNKTLMRYMRDILVAIIEEASSLPAGVMDCIIGQFEMYASKPETPSFQLTVDVCNEVADKLKRPFYAHFSEIQLAHGRDPSPNDLKILSQSHDLLLTINRFCPDTLLNTVPLLEENLKAADEIPLRQLSTRTLGHLFAQRAGADDPAKRYPSTWRAWLLKKTDKAVQVRLSWVETTLQILIAHPEVRRELEDAMVGRFEDPDEKVRVAICKVIGSLDYETALHHVRAKTLQLAGGRMLDKKPAVRAEAAGALAKLYELAYSEIEANNSEVVNQFAWIPQAMIAALFRGEATNEMRVQISTIFKTSIIPLPQDAEQEQAWVDRLLLISLHLDDDGMMGLKRMTNLVGYAQGNWPFSAFAGLLESYGGGENKQSEQSKSPLNFCINIIARTVYGEPEKAKKDLLSFADINEPRLYKLYKTCVDITSSLPAIVKARNEFLRRVHQSHEDLLPTLTALVDMSAWNVLNHSSIPPLIRRLQRAESESIASAAAQFLGLMAKEGPPMYKSHVQELVAAVTDKKNGRLVEIGFQGLAAVCKVYPELAPSDNRTIERATNVAQEGTPRQAKFATRFLARSKDAATHCSKLIDAILKTMANGVDGEKQLTLLTALSELARSAPKTFERKSTEIIKYVMNEVLLKTSPSQEVDGDEWVPLETLEPLDHAKTIALRVCTYWSLAFARDEDATALIRPTLTLLTAVLSNDGMVNENTREGGPARCHMRLRASICLLKLAHVKTFDKIVSQQTTFELVGGTVQDPCYMVRHLWLKKLQAALLPQRLLPRWNLMPALAAMDPDQDNVALAKKILSAIPASCTRLSSAERIERIEMPFARLLHLLTHHPDFEWHEPGGNEEDEESKKGITSMQNLKDIARFIELYLDCLAHRDNVGLLFAIAGHLKAVRDRFSDNNKPLYSLSELAQIIIRNRAEKHGWSVPVYPGKISMPRDIFHNAETPEERTKVLRTQYLSEEVRGWARGLGKRAVTVPSVRRTTENNSPPRKRIRSSTKSSRKKRRQSETSDEEDSDVSSSESEVESEIEVEDEPEQGGEEEAVLGRGGKRGAKTKANRAVGKKARREKAEKKKKDEEMDMEEGESEASE, from the exons ATGGCGCCGCGGACATCTCTAGCAAAACTGGACTTCAAGGAGCCTCTCCTACAGCAGGGCAAACGCGAAACATCAGACGCGCTTCTCAAGAGATTAAAG ACTCTGAGGCAGAAGCTGGCTGCGTTGGAGCAAGATATGACCGACACCAAGTCTTTAGATCCTATCCGAAAGCCATTGATTCAGCAGACATTGTTACATCATAAAGA CCGTGGAGTCAAAGCTTACACTGCTTGTTGCTTGGCTGACCTTTTGAGGCTGTATGCGCCAGACGCACCTTATAGTGATGTCCAGTTGCGA GACATCTTtcaattcttcctcacccAACTTCAAGTAAACCTACGTCCTTCTACATCTGCGCCTCAAGCTCGCCCTCACGCCAAATCAAAAACCACCGAAGCATCGCAGACCACCCTCACACAAAGAATAACAGACATCCCTTATTACACGGATTATTACTATCTCATTGAAAGTCTCGCCACTATCAAGAGTATCGTCTTGATTTGTGATGTGCCTGGATCTGATGATTTGATGGATGGGTACTTCAATGAGTTCATGCAGATCGCAAGGCCTGACATGAACAAGACTTTGATGAGATATATGAGAGATATCCTAGTTGCCATTATTGAGGAGGCGAGCTCTTTACCGGCTGGAGTGATGGACTGTATCATCGGCCAGTTTGAGATGTACGCTTCA AAACCTGAAACGCCGTCGTTCCAGCTCACGGTCGACGTTTGCAATGAAGTTGCTGATAAGCTGAAGAGACCCTTCTATGCT CACTTTTCCGAAATTCAGCTAGCTCATGGTCGTGATCCATCTCCTAATGATCTCAAGATCCTTTCCCAATCACacgaccttcttctgaccATTAATCGTTTCTGTCCCGATACTCTTCTCAACACTGTACCCCTTTTGGAAGAAAACCTCAAGGCAGCGGATGAGATTCCACTTCGGCAACTGTCTACCCGCACCCTAGGCCATCTTTTCGCCCAGCGTGCAGGGGCGGATGATCCCGCAAAACGCTATCCTTCAACTTGGCGAGCATGGCTGCTCAAGAAAACGGACAAGGCAGTGCAGGTCAGGTTATCATGGGTGGAAACAACTCTTCAAATTCTGATAGCCCATCCTGAGGTCAGAAGAGAACTTGAAG ATGCCATGGTGGGACGTTTTGAGGATCCTGATGAAAAGGTTCGTGTAGCAATTTGCAAGGTTATTGGATCCCTCGACTATGAGacagctcttcatcatgtTCGGGCAAAGACGCTGCAGCTGGCTGGGGGTCGCATGCTTGACAAGAAG CCAGCAGTGCGGGCAGAAGCGGCTGGTGCCTTGGCAAAACTGTACGAACTTGCCTACTCCGAAAT TGAGGCAAATAATTCCGAAGTGGTTAACCAGTTCGCCTGGATTCCTCAAGCGATGATAGCTGCTTTGTTCAGAGGCGAGGCCACGAACGAGATGCG CGTCCAGATCTCCACGATTTTCAAAACTTCTATCATCCCTTTGCCCCAAGATGCCGAACAAGAGCAAGCCTGGGTTGACCGTCTGCTATTGATATCTTTGCATCTGGACGACGATGGGATGATGGgtctgaagaggatgacaaATTTGGTTGGCTATGCCCAAGGAAATTGGCCTTTTTCAGCCTTTGCTGGACTCCTAGAAAGCTATGGA GGGGGAGAGAATAAGCAAAGTGAACAGAGCAAGAGTCCTCTTAATTTCTGCATCAACATAATTGCGC GCACAGTTTATGGCGAGCcggaaaaggcaaagaaggatcTTTTATCATTCGCGGACATTAATGAGCCTAGACTCTACAAACTTTACAAGACTTGTGTCGATATTACTTCTAGTCTTCCAGCCATTGTCAAAGCCCGC AATGAATTCCTACGCCGAGTTCACCAATCACACGAGGATCTCCTTCCCACCTTGACCGCCCTCGTTGATATGTCCGCTTGGAATGTCCTCAACCACTCCTCTATTCCACCTCTGATCAGGCGTCTCCAAAGAGCTGAATCTGAGAGTATTGCTTCCGCCGCTGCGCAATTCTTAGGACTTATGGCGAAGGAAGGACCGCCAATGTACAAGAGTCATGTGCAAGAATTAGTAGCGGCTGTCACggacaagaagaacggCAGACTCGTGGAAATTGGCTTCCAAGGTTTGGCAGCGGTCTGCAAAGTGTACCCAGAGCTTGCCCCAAGTGACAA CCGAACAATCGAGAGGGCTACCAACGTCGCGCAAGAAGGGACACCACGACAAGCCAAATTTGCAACTCGCTTCCTTGCCCGATCCAAAGACGCTGCAACTCACTGTTCCAAGCTTATCGAT GCCATCCTCAAGACCATGGCTAACGGAGTCGATGGAGAAAAGCAACTGACCTTGCTCACGGCACTCTCCGAACTCGCGAGGTCGGCCCCCAAGACATTTGAGCGCAAGAGTACAGAGATCATCAAATATGTGATGAATGAGGTTCTTCTCAAGACCTCGCCGTCCCAAGAA GTGGATGGAGACGAATGGGTCCCCCTTGAGACCCTTGAGCCTCTAGATCACGCTAAAACCATCGCTCTTCGAGTTTGCACTTATTGGAGTCTTGCTTTTGCTCGTGACGAGGATGCTACTGCATTGATTCGCCCCACTTTAACCTTGTTGACCGCAGTCCTGAGTAATGACGGTATGGTTAACGAAAATACTCGAGAGGG TGGGCCGGCAAGATGTCATATGCGACTTCGTGCCTCAATATGCCTTTTGAAGTTGGCGCATGTCAAGACTTTTGATAAAATAGTAAGCCAGCAGACGACTTTTGAACTGGTTGGCGGCACTGTCCAG GACCCATGCTACATGGTTAGACACTTGTGGCTGAAGAAACTTCAGGCAGCCTTGCTGCCACAAAGGTTGTTACCAAGATGGAATTTGATGCCTGCTTTAGCGGCCATGGATCCTGATCAGGACAACGTCGCTCTC GCAAAGAAGATTCTATCAGCTATTCCTGCATCTTGCACTCGCTTGTCATCAG CCGAACGTATTGAACGAATTGAGATGCCCTTCGCTCGCTTGCTCCATCTTTTGACTCACCATCCCGACTTTGAATGGCATGAGCCtggaggaaatgaggaagacgaggagagcAAAAAAGGGATTACGAGTATGCAGAATTTGAAAGATATTGCGAG ATTCATCGAGTTGTACTTGGACTGTTTGGCTCATCGTGATAATGTCGGGTTACTGTTTGCTATCGCTGGACACCTTAAGGCTGTACGCGATAGGTTTTCCGACAACAATAAG CCTCTCTACTCTCTTTCCGAGCTTGCTCAAATCATAATCCGCAATCGCGCCGAGAAACATGGTTGGTCTGTTCCTGTGTACCCTGGAAAGATTTCAATGCCTCGAGACATCTTCCACAATGCCGAAACTCCAGAGGAGAGAACAAAGGTGTTGAGGACGCAGTACTTAAGTGAAGAGGTTAGAGGTTGGGCCCGAGGATTGGGCAAGCGAGCAGTGACTGTGCCCAGTGTA CGACGAACGACTGAGAACAACAGTCCACCTCGCAAGCGTATTAGATCTTCCACTAAGAGTTCGCGCAAGAAAAGACGCCAGTCCGAGACatctgatgaagaagattctGATGTGTCCTCGAGCGAGTCCGAGGTAGAGTCTGAGATtgaagtggaagatgagcctGAGCAAggtggggaggaagaagctgtcCTTGGGCGGGGCGGTAAGCGTGGTGCCAAGACTAAGGCGAACCGTGCTGTAGGGAAGAAAGCtcgaagagaaaaagcagaaaagaagaagaaggatgaggagatggatatggaagagggtgagagTGAGGCCTCAGAGTAA
- a CDS encoding glutathione synthetase: MSTTTALPQWPPALTEDHLRSLTLLSSLWSLSHGYTLLPQSPTNPPTSGIPAPLSLLPTPFPRQLYDLAVSLQPIYNALYARIALDWEFLDRVMGGSVSKVDDFQGELWRGWKSVRDQLVQEKQLGLFRSDYLLHEQEGGLGIKQVEFNTIAASFGALSQRAGELHKYLAKATRNYYDVSPHLSNPANYPTNEPLKKLAAGLAAAWKAFGDEQAVVLFVVQDGERNVFDQKWLEFELLEAHDIHSVRRTFSELSTLSLPSSSDLILPPSSQSFRSLRVAVIYYRSAYTPTDYPTEKEWATRIVLEKSTAIKCPSMALQLAGAKKIQQVLTEDGVLEDFLLGPERPDVGFGKGAGSLTKKYVDDLRSTWIGLYPMDNSSLGQQANQLALQEPERFVLKPQREGGGNNIYRESIPPFLKSLAATPVAEGEPDKKEGYILMELIQPPQKLENWLVRGGEGKPRKGEVVSELGVYGVALFGGEETLNERAGTLLRTKGRESDEGGVAIGISSIDSPLLVD, from the exons ATGTCTACCACCACCGCGCTGCCCCAGTGGCCGCCTGCCCTCACAGAAGACCATCTGCGCTCGCTCACactcctctcatccctATGGTCTCTCTCTCACGGCTACACGCTCCTCCCACAGTCCCCGACAAACCCACCCACATCCGGCATCCCCGCTCCCCTCTCGCTCCTCCCCACCCCATTCCCGCGCCAACTCTATGACCTCGCTGTATCCCTTCAGCCGATCTACAATGCCCTCTATGCTCGTATTGCCCTTGACTGGGAGTTTCTTGATCGCGTAATGGGCGGATCGGTCAGCAAGGTCGATGATTTCCAGGGCGAGctttggagaggatggaagagtgTGAGAGATCAGTTGGTGCAGGAAAAGCAGCTGGGGTTGTTCAGGAGTGATTATCTCTTGCACGAGCAGGAGGGAGGGCTGGGTATCAAGCAGGTCGAGTTCAATACTATCGCTGCCAGCTTTGGCGCCCTGAGCCAAAGAGCCGGTGAGCTGCACAA GTATCTCGCCAAGGCTACTCGCAACTACTATGACGTCTCTCCTCACCTCTCCAACCCCGCCAACTACCCTACCAACGAACCACTCAAAAAGCTGGCTGCCGGTTTGGCTGCAGCATGGAAAGCCTTTGGCGATGAACAAGCTGTAGTGCTTTTTGTCGTCCAGGATGGAGAGCGGAATGTATTTGACCAAAAGTGGCTAGAGTTTGAGCTTTTAGAAGC TCATGATATCCACTCTGTCCGTCGAACGTTCTCTGAATTATCcactctctccctcccttcctcctccgaCCTCATCCTCCCGCCTTCGTCTCAGTCTTTCCGATCCTTACGCGTGGCTGTCATCTACTACCGCTCTGCCTACACCCCTACAGATTACCCCACCGAAAAGGAATGGGCTACCCGCATCGTCCTCGAGAAGAGCACGGCCATCAAATGCCCCAGTATGGCTCTCCAATTAGCCGGCGCAAAGAAGATCCAACAAGTACTCACTGAAGACGGTGTCCTCGAGGATTTCCTCTTGGGTCCTGAACGACCTGATGTCGGGTTCGGCAAGGGAGCGGGTAGCCTGACAAAGAAGTATGTCGATGATCTCCGTTCGACGTGGATAGGACTTTACCCGATGGACAACTCTTCCCTCGGACAACAGGCGAACCAGCTCGCATTACAAGAACCTGAGCGGTTCGTGCTCAAACCCCAACGGGAAGGCGGTGGGAACAATATATACCGCGAATCCATCCCCCCTTTCCTCAAGTCACTCGCTGCTACCCCTGTAGCGGAAGGCGAGCCagacaaaaaggaaggcTATATTCTCATGGAACTCATCCAGCCTCCTCAAAAGTTGGAGAACTGGCTCGTcagaggaggggaaggaaaacccagaaagggagaggtcGTCAGTGAGTTGGGAGTGTATGGCGTAGCGCTctttggtggagaagagacgcTTAATGAGCGGGCCGGGACGTTGTTGAGGACcaagggaagggagagtgatgaaggaggtgtGGCAATCGGCATTAGCTCCATTGACAGTCCTCTGCTCGTGGATTAG